The Miscanthus floridulus cultivar M001 chromosome 17, ASM1932011v1, whole genome shotgun sequence genome has a window encoding:
- the LOC136515935 gene encoding uncharacterized protein has protein sequence MTGTRKATRTGGCTLQVRQDRLHLYIPAQLTSSNRRWYSSWFYLRNDNGGLPPYTGRVVEVQSEHWRYGVSSEEQHRLRPLLKVLERLRDRGLTAAVAMTTFHRRRVLPLMARRRRLFEMTPDEPIDGIRMSAAPLSDEEVLRWVNEVVEGRQKIGGLSPFLMRPTLGYLSLGMRDIRASPPPVPEDAQRRAVNRAYAEAQKKKKDAKTAKRKKKIVERDALEKRRQKQKLEGLPVEASPSTSVEGSSGDDGGEVERGPLDRLPDVREMVLGASVGGPASQGGGGDGDSGQMSARPAAEVDTPETRALGKRAVSPLGSTAEVEQAAAGPAPPGVERVPESGEGRPASADTGAVPPPPLQRRDAVKKRLSIRSGQKRQAEVPAFAPRKTLKVGATQAAVGREEEEEPTLHEAVAPAAVEATVGAAETPSAVEATEGEVEVEAPSVVEATEGGVEVEAPSVVEATEGEVEVEASTVAKALRTSGAEVVEITAPGNFGAEVVEAGGSAQEAEVRLIPADNASRGKGVADAGAASAVEQPALASGEGSAALVRVRPEPYGWDHPCVWWWSRDDPEGEPIFALEDVAKGGRWDTLEQYRSLAERSLWTALSIVANDLPGVSRELEARSFGKSLFLRRERGIWDELCRQRELLAHANELLSARSVEAEDLRLRCDNREAEAAMAQGQVAPLAARVKELEEELTRVADERDASNSRAEEVRATAGQLGAEQRAHELTKGALAEATKVAEASHGEALKWREKAKGLDDEVSRLTEASVALQTVLDREIEEHEVLQSAARAVCEALEMEGVQSGSSLRSRLTALIGQARQRLREALHTGVKCALAVVSSHYAGVDVKGVSDGYVLSEVPSRPRRS, from the exons ATgacgggcacgaggaaggcgacgaggaccggcggctgcactctccaagtgcgtcaggaccggctgcacctctacatcccagcccaacTCACGTCGTCCAATCGTCGCTGGTActccagctggttctacctccgcaacgacaacGGTGGGCTTCCTCCTTATACTGGTAGGGTAGTGGAGGTCCAGTCGGAGCACTGGCGGTATGGCGTCTCGAGCGAGGAGCAACACAGGCTGCGGCCACTGCTGAAGGTGCTGGAGAGGCTACGCGATCGTGGCCTTACGGCGGCAGTGGCGATGACGACCTTCCATcgccggagggtgctaccgctgatggcgcgGCGGCGACGTTTGTTCGAGATGACGCCAGACGAGCCGATTGACGGCATTCGGATGTCCGCCGcgcccctctccgacgaggaggttCTGCGCTGGGTGAACGAGGTGGTCGAGGGGCGGCAGAAGATCGGCGGCCTGTCCCCGTTCCTAATGCGCCCGACGCTGGGGTACCTTTCCCTG gggatgagggacatacgagcctccccaccgcccgtcCCTGAAGATGCACagcggcgggcggtgaaccgGGCGTACGCGGaggcccagaagaagaagaaggacgctaaGACGGCAAAGCGTAAGAAGAAGATCGTTGAGCGCGACGCTCTAGAAAAGCGTCGCCAGAAGCAGAAGCTCGAGGGTCTCCCAGTGGAGGCGTCTCCGTCGACATCGGTGGAGGGTTCGAGCGGTGACGATGGTGGTGAGGTGGAGCGGGGTCCCCTCGACCGcctccctgacgtcagggagatggttcttGGGGCGTCGGTGGGCGGTCCGGCgtcccaaggaggaggaggagacggcgaCTCGGGGCAGATGAGCGCTCGCCCTGCGGCCGAGGTTGATACGCCCGAGACGAGGGCGTTGGGaaagcgcgccgtcagcccgctgggctcgacggcagaggtggagcaggcggctgCGGGGCCGGCTCCACCGGGGGTTGAGCGAGTGCCGGAGTCCGGCGAAGGTCGGCCGGCCTCGGCGGATAcgggggccgtgccaccgccgccgttgcagaggagggacGCGGTGAAGAAGCGGTTGAGCATCCGTTCGGG CcagaagcgtcaggcggaagtgCCTGCCTTTGCGCCGCGCAAGACGCTCAAG GTAGGGGCTACCCAGGCGGCCGTGgggcgagaggaggaggaggagcctacacTCCACGAGGCCGTAGCACCTGCAGCTGTCGAGGCCACTGTGGGTGCGGCCGAGACCCCCTCGGCCgtggaggccaccgagggcgaggtcgaggtcgaggccccctcggttgtcgaggccaccgagggcggggtcgaggtcgaggccccctcggttgtcgaggccaccgagggcgaggtcgaggtcgaggcctCCACGGTTGCCAAGGCCCTCCGGACCTCAGgggccgaggtggtggagatcacggcaCCCGGGAACTTCGGGGCCGAAGTGGTGGAGGCCGGA GGGAGCGCCCAGGAGGCGGAGGTCCGCCTGATCCCTGCCGACAATGCTTCCCGGGGGAAGGGGGTGGCCGATGCTGGGGCAGCCAgcgccgtggaacagccggcttTAGCTTCAGGTGAGGGAAGTGCGGCCCTCGTGCGAGTGCGGCCTGAGCcgtacgggtgggatcacccgtgcgTCTGGTGGTGGAGCCGGGatgaccccgagggggagcccatCTTTGCACTTGAGGACGTGGCCAAGGGGGGTCGCTGggacaccctcgagcagtaccgcagCCTGGCGGAACGGTCGCtgtggacagcgctgtccatcGTGGCCAATGACCTGCCCGGGGTCTCGCGG gagctcgaggcccggtccttcGGGAAGTCACTGTTCCTTCGGCGGGAGAGGGGCATCTGGGACGAGCTCTGTCGGCAGAGGGAGCTGCTCGcccatgccaacgagcttctgtcggcgcggaGCGTGGAGGCGGAGGATCTCCGTCTTCGCTGTGACAACCGGGAGGCTGAGGCGGCCATGGCTCAGgggcaggtcgcccctttggcggcacgggtcaaggagctggaggaggaactGACCCGTGTGGCCGATGAGCGAGACGCTTCCAACTCCCGGGCGGAAGAAGTGAGGGCcaccgccgggcagctgggtgcggagcagcggGCGCacgagctgacgaaaggtgccttggcagaggctaccaaggtggCCGAGGCTTCCCATGGCGAGGCCCTAAAATGGAGggaaaaggccaagg GGTTGGACGATGAGGTCTCACGGTTgaccgaggcctccgtcgcgctgcagacagtgctcgatcgtgagatcgaggagcacgaggTGCTGCAGAGCGCCGCTCGTGCcgtctgcgaggccctggagatggagggggttcaatcaggcagctcccttaggagccgcctgACTGCGTTGATTGGCCAAGCGCGTCAGCGACTACGAGAGGCGCTACACACAGGCGTCAAATGCGCCCTAGCCGTCGTCTCTTCGCACTATGCCGGCGTCGACGTCAAAGgcgtcagtgatggctatgtcctgtCCGAGGtgccgtcgaggccgaggaggagctga